From a single Gadus morhua chromosome 3, gadMor3.0, whole genome shotgun sequence genomic region:
- the gprin3b gene encoding G protein-regulated inducer of neurite outgrowth 3 codes for MGTNPKGTLSVQMVGQLTGLDPLGNKEPDAKLPKDHNLNQSKVCPASNNNPTPIQSPDPTEDILHTAPLINTANSQPSSKEGAQAGIVGLNVPTSTNGNKEIILLAATGDKSHHQTTARAPPTGRGVNTPADGQRDDHNASLRMRTPEEKEKQGVSKADLTSDVAASKVDMLKNDCRARGPIVPVESCSEPLLQGGGPSTAKESPSGNASSYVPCNNQRSGKGFESGHAGSEGSTPRPESQRGVLSTTTCPGTASTVLGSKAPDNINGLSTSLADKSYSQKQCLTQVSKTEKVSPAPVQTAEQKTQVLVPPVPMVETTAVPRTAKLPPASRRQSAGVTDLNSNITHAERGPPPAYNTRLTSDKPQAAASQRGFSAVPPALEEKPVFRRGAEKACTTGATVVPGLSTLHPKRFSEASTMTSGASTPTKQRQDVEVQAVANMCSRAVSTSPSLLPLSGVHRPGAGVPLDQEEAQSLAVLYKAEGGVGPGPGVVRHPTGPSQIYIDSIVCTVDTNTEGPVVKAGMCGDQNGNTVVHTENDQAGANPKQDNQAASHVQTAAPPLKPVYQINIEHSAPREGNMAPLIHPTISSQSMIQSKKTPSDPPGVPVMSTAEIATTKASSSQLPPCQGLASANKAKQAVNIQAASIPMNTNSKSKVSKAGTKCPKDQPKPAGKVSGKEISVIKKGLEPERKKKEMEEEEEEDDDEAKQKEKGVHEVVWDEQGMTWEVYGAGVDPESLGFAIQSHLQCKIKEQERKLVTKTSQKSITATVESPRRERKKPRRRQNIFRSMLRNVRRPNCCSRPSPASVME; via the coding sequence ATGGGAACAAACCCAAAGGGGACTTTGTCGGTTCAGATGGTGGGTCAGCTGACCGGGTTGGACCCGCTGGGAAACAAGGAGCCCGATGCCAAACTGCCCAAGGATCACAACCTGAACCAGTCCAAGGTCTGCCCTGCCTCCAACAACAACCCCACTCCCATCCAATCTCCGGACCCCACAGAGGATATACTTCACACTGCTCCTCTTATAAACACCGCCAACAGCCAACCGTCTTCCAAAGAAGGAGCCCAAGCCGGAATTGTGGGTTTGAACGTCCCCACATCCACCAACGGAAATAAGGAAATAATTCTGCTTGCGGCAACAGGAGATAAAAGCCACCACCAGACGACTGCAAGAGCCCCTCCGACAGGAAGAGGTGTAAATACGCCAGCAGATGGCCAGAGGGACGATCATAATGCTTCACTGAGAATGCGAAccccggaggagaaggagaagcaggGCGTATCTAAGGCTGACTTGACGTCTGATGTTGCCGCATCAAAGGTCGACATGCTTAAAAATGACTGCCGAGCAAGGGGGCCCATCGTGCCGGTAGAGAGTTGTTCTGAACCACTGCTGCAGGGCGGGGGACCATCCACAGCTAAGGAATCACCTTCAGGGAACGCCAGTAGTTACGTCCCTTGCAATAATCAAAGGTCGGGGAAGGGCTTTGAATCCGGACACGCTGGATCTGAAGGGTCGACTCCCCGGCCCGAGAGCCAGAGAGGAGTTTTATCAACTACAACATGTCCTGGAACTGCTTCCACGGTGTTGGGGTCTAAAGCGCCAGATAATATAAATGGTCTTTCCACTAGCTTAGCAGACAAAAGCTACAGTCAAAAACAATGTCTGACACAGGTGTCAAAAACAGAGAAGGTATCCCCAGCACCTGTCCAAACAGCAGAGCAAAAAACACAAGTATTGGTTCCACCTGTACCCATGGTAGAGACCACGGCAGTGCCACGCACCGCCAAACTCCCACCTGCTTCTCGAAGGCAAAGTGCAGGGGTAACAGATCTGAATTCAAACATAACACATGCAGAAAGAGGCCCGCCGCCAGCGTACAACACTCGGCTCACCTCAGATAAACCCCAGGCGGCAGCGTCCCAGCGGGGCTTCTCTGCGGTGCCTCCGGCGCTGGAGGAAAAGCCGGTGTTCAGGCGAGGAGCCGAGAAGGCCTGTACGACTGGCGCAACAGTAGTCCCTGGACTGTCCACGCTTCACCCCAAGCGCTTCAGCGAGGCCTCCACCATGACCTCCGGGGCCTCCACCCCGACCAAGCAGCGGCAGGATGTGGAGGTGCAGGCCGTGGCCAACATGTGTAGCAGAGCAGTATCCACCAGCCCGAGCCTTTTGCCTCTCTCTGGGGTCCACAGGCCTGGCGCCGGAGTTCCTCTAGACCAGGAGGAGGCCCAGAGCCTGGCTGTGCTTTACAAGGCAGAGGGTGGCGTGGGACCGGGTCCGGGAGTTGTTCGCCACCCAACGGGCCCCTCGCAGATCTACATCGATTCAATAGTGTGCACTGTTGACACCAACACAGAGGGACCCGTCGTAAAGGCGGGGATGTGCGGCGACCAAAATGGTAATACGGTCGTCCACACAGAGAATGACCAAGCAGGGGCCAACCCAAAGCAGGATAACCAAGCAGCAAGCCATGTGCAGACCGCCGCCCCACCCCTGAAACCCGTTTATCAAATCAACATTGAACACAGTGCTCCAAGGGAGGGGAATATGGCCCCTTTGATCCACCCTACAATCAGCTCACAGAGCATGATACAGTCCAAGAAGACACCATCTGATCCACCGGGTGTTCCAGTGATGTCAACTGCAGAGATAGCCACCACAAAGGCTTCCTCTTCTCAATTACCACCATGTCAAGGGCTTGCGAGTGCGAATAAGGCCAAACAAGCCGTTAATATTCAGGCTGCATCGATACCGATGAACACCAACTCCAAATCAAAGGTATCTAAAGCCGGCACCAAATGCCCAAAAGACCAGCCCAAGCCTGCCGGGAAAGTTTCGGGGAAGGAAATCAGTGTCATCAAAAAGGGTCTGGAGccggagaggaagaagaaggagatggaggaggaagaggaggaggatgacgacgAGGCTAAGCAGAAAGAGAAGGGCGTGCATGAGGTAGTGTGGGATGAGCAAGGCATGACCTGGGAGGTGTACGGGGCAGGGGTTGACCCCGAGTCCCTGGGCTTCGCCATTCAGAGCCACCTGCAGTGCAAGATCAAGGAGCAGGAGCGCAAGCTGGTCACCAAAACATCTCAGAAATCAATCACTGCCACCGTTGAGTCGCCCCGCCGCGAGAGAAAGAAGCCGAGGAGGCGGCAAAACATCTTCAGGTCCATGCTGCGAAACGTCAGGCGGCCAAACTGCTGTTCGAGACCCTCGCCAGCCTCAGTGATGGAGTAG